GCTTTTGGTGGCGGTGTCAGTATCGCCGATGATCAGCATCAGGCAGTTGTTGTGAAAGAGATTCACAATGTGATTGCGAAGATGAAGTCCATTTATAGCGATGTGGGAAAATTGTATATCAAGGGGCACACCACCCGTGAGATTTCGGAGTTGTTAGAAATTCCAGAAGGGACGGTGAAATCTCGGTTTCGGAAGTTTCGGCAGTTGATACGCGAGTATCTGGAGAAGGATACACTCACGGAAAAGAAGGAGTCATAATTGCGATTTTCGTACAGCGTAAATACCGAAGGAAAGGCATCTATTATTTTTGTGATGGACGCAAAATCCTTCTCGCGCG
This genomic window from Candidatus Poribacteria bacterium contains:
- a CDS encoding sigma-70 family RNA polymerase sigma factor; translation: MTVLEHFRAGKPVENPRAWMVQIAKNRCVDFHRQQRRDRVRDSDLAAFISSAAFGGGVSIADDQHQAVVVKEIHNVIAKMKSIYSDVGKLYIKGHTTREISELLEIPEGTVKSRFRKFRQLIREYLEKDTLTEKKES